In Macadamia integrifolia cultivar HAES 741 chromosome 12, SCU_Mint_v3, whole genome shotgun sequence, the following are encoded in one genomic region:
- the LOC122057315 gene encoding uncharacterized protein LOC122057315, which produces MGQVLSNLARILFGRKEVKPIHPNSGYGKTRVSEEDEGSVVIVIPDADQVREDVAEPSYIIQVLSNLRSILFEMDQVLSNLARILFGRKKEALKNDEERKPIHPNPGYGKTRVSEEDEGYTDKVREDVAEPFPLVSGDPNTRVSKDERVITITVDSGVEAVENIKPITDVEVREDVEPFLVVSVDPKPKVSEDERVDIIVDSGVEGVEKIKPILHISTVDKMTVPKDVSRAKGRKGRAKQKERRIKHYFSSHKILLVGEGDFSFSACLANVFGSANNMVATSLNSKDFLQENYSNAISNINGLKNRECIVLHGVDATNMSGHQSLRGMKFDRIVFNFPCAGFLKNEYQKSRHQKLVTLFCKNAKKMLSKEGEIHISHKSDGFHREWNIVSLASLSGLNFIKEENFNLNDYPGYNTKRGFGGDENFDCNPSKTYMFGLL; this is translated from the exons ATGGGTCAGGTCCTATCCAACCTGGCAAGAATCTTATTTGGAAGAAAAGAGGTTAAGCCAATTCATCCTAACTCTGGTTATGGAAAGACCAGAGtttcagaagaagatgaaggatcAGTAGTTATTGTTATACCTGATGCTGATCAGGTCAGAGAAGATGTTGCAGAGCCAAGTTACATAATCCAGGTCCTTTCCAACCTGAGAAGTATCTTATTTGAAATGGATCAGGTCCTATCCAACCTGGCAAGAATCTTatttggaagaaaaaaggaagcacTGAAAAATGATGAAGAGAGGAAGCCAATTCATCCTAACCCTGGTTATGGAAAGACCAGAGtttcagaagaagatgaaggataTACTGATAAGGTCAGAGAAGATGTTGCAGAGCCATTTCCTCTTGTCTCTGGTGACCCAAATACCAGGGTATCAAAAGATGAAAGGGTAATAACAATCACTGTTGACAGTGGTGTTGAGGCTGTAGAAAATATTAAACCCATAACTGATGTTGAGGTCAGAGAAGATGTAGAGCCATTTCTTGTTGTCTCTGTTGACCCAAAGCCCAAGGTTTCAGAAGATGAAAGGGTAGATATAATTGTTGACAGTGGTGTTGAGGGTGTAGAAAAGATTAAACCTATCCTTCATATCTCTACTGTTGATAAGATGACAGTTCCAAAAGATGTCTCACGAGcaaagggaaggaaaggaagagccaagcaaaaagaaagaagaattaaGCACTACTTCAGTTCTCACAAGATACTGCTGGTTGGGGAGGgagatttctctttctctgctTGTTTGGCCAATGTTTTTGGTTCTGCTAATAATATGGTTGCTACTTCTCTCAATTCAAAAg ATTTCTTACAGGAAAATTATAGCAATGCCATATCTAACATCAATGGTTTGAAGAATAGAGAATGTATAGTTCTTCATGGAGTGGATGCAACAAATATGTCAGGCCATCAGTCCCTCAGGGGCATGAAATTTGATCGGATTGTCTTTAACTTCCCCTGTGCTGGTTTTTTAAAAAACGAGTATCAGAAGAG TCGACACCAAAAGTTGGTCACCTTGTTCTGCAAGAATGCCAAGAAGATGCTTTCGAAAGAGGGAGAAATCCACATTTCTCACAAATCAGATGGGTTTCATCGCGAATGGAATATAGTATCTCTGGCCTCACTTAGTGGCCTCAAttttataaaagaagaaaattttaatttgaatgATTATCCAGGTTACAATACTAAAAGAGGATTTGGGGGAGATGAGAACTTTGATTGCAACCCCAGTAAGACTTACATGTTTGGACTGTTATAG
- the LOC122057440 gene encoding uncharacterized protein LOC122057440 isoform X1 produces MDQVLSNLRSIIFGRKQKVYHAPDDHCEEVKQIHPTSGYGKTRVLEEDEGSVVIVITDADQVREDAAEPFSLVSGGPETRLSEDERVITIIVGNVVEAVEKIKPVTDAEVRVDAEPFPLLFVDPKTRVSEDERAREDVDPYLLVSVDSKPRISEDEKVREDAAEPFPLVSGSPETRVSEDERVITIIVDSGVEAAEKIKPTLDVSTVPKDGSGAKRRKRRAKRKERRIKHYYSSHKILLVGEGDFSFSACLAKVFGSANNMVATSLNSKGFLEENYCNAISNINGLKSRGCMVLHGLDATNMSGHQILKSMKFDRIVFNFPYAGFFKNEPRESQKSRHRMLVTLFFRNAKKMLSKVGEIHISHKSNGFHCEWNIISLASLSGLKFIKRVKFNLNDYPGYNTKRGFGGDENFDCNPSETYMFGL; encoded by the exons ATGGATCAGGTCCTATCCAACCTCAGAAGCATCATATTTGGAAGAAAACAGAAAGTATATCACGCACCTGATGATCACTGTGAAGAGGTTAAGCAAATTCATCCTACCTCTGGTTATGGAAAGACCAGAGTtttagaagaagatgaaggatcAGTAGTTATTGTTATAACTGATGCTGATCAGGTCAGAGAAGATGCAGCAGAGCCATTTTCTCTCGTCTCTGGTGGCCCAGAGACCAGGTTATCAGAAGATGAAAGGGTAATAACTATCATTGTTGGCAATGTAGTTGAGGCTGTAGAAAAGATTAAACCTGTAACTGATGCTGAGGTCAGAGTAGATGCAGAAccatttcctcttctctttgttGACCCTAAGACCAGGGTTTCAGAAGATGAAAGAGCCAGAGAAGATGTAGACCCATATCTTCTTGTCTCTGTTGACTCAAAGCCCAGGATTTCAGAAGATGAAAAGGTCAGAGAAGATGCAGCAGAGCCATTTCCTCTTGTCTCTGGGTCACCGGAGACCAGGGTATCAGAAGATGAAAGGGTAATAACTATCATTGTTGATAGTGGGGTTGAGGCTGCAGAAAAGATTAAACCTACCCTTGATGTCTCTACTGTTCCAAAAGATGGTTCAGGagcaaagagaaggaaaagaagagccaagcgaaaagaaagaagaattaaGCACTACTACAGTTCTCACAAGATACTGCTGGTTGGGGAGGgagatttctctttctctgctTGTTTGGCCAAGGTTTTTGGTTCTGCTAATAACATGGTAGCCACTTCTCTCAATTCAAAAG GCTTCTTAGAGGAAAACTACTGCAATGCCATATCTAACATCAATGGTTTGAAGAGCAGAGGATGTATGGTTCTTCATGGGCTGGATGCAACAAATATGTCAGGCCATCAGATTCTCAAGAGCATGAAATTTGATCGGATTGTCTTTAACTTCCCCTATGCTGGTTTTTTTAAAAACGAGCCGCGTGAGTCTCAAAAGAG TCGACACCGAATGTTGGTCACCTTGTTCTTCCGGAATGCCAAGAAGATGCTTTCAAAAGTGGGAGAAATCCATATCTCTCACAAATCAAATGGGTTCCATTGTGAGTGGAATATAATTTCTCTGGCCTCTCTTAGTGGCCTCAAGTTTATAAAAAGAGTGAAATTTAATTTGAATGATTATCCAGGTTACAATACTAAAAGAGGGTTTGGAGGAGATGAGAATTTTGATTGCAACCCAAGTGAGACTTACATGTTTGGACTGTGA
- the LOC122094689 gene encoding uncharacterized protein At4g26485-like: MVATSLHSKGFLKKNYSNAMSNIKDLKSRGSMVLHGEDATMMSVDEFFKDMRFDRIVFNFPCADWFKKKSWENQISLHQKLVRLFLKNAKKLLLEEGEIHISHK; encoded by the exons ATGGTTGCCACTTCTCTCCATTCGAAag GTTTCTTAAAGAAAAACTACAGCAATGCCATGTCTAACATCAAAGATTTGAAGAGCAGAGGATCTATGGTTCTTCATGGAGAAGATGCAACAATGATGTCGGTCGATGAGTTCTTCAAGGACATGAGATTTGATAGAATTGTCTTCAACTTTCCCTGTGCTGATTGGTTCAAGAAAAAATCGTGGGAGAACCAAATCAG TCTACACCAAAAGCTGGTCAGGTTGTTCTTAAAGAATGCTAAGAAGTTGCTTttagaagagggagaaatccATATTTCCCACAAATAA
- the LOC122094730 gene encoding uncharacterized protein LOC122094730 codes for MDQVLSNLVRILFGRKKKALKNDEERKPIHPNSGYGKTRVSKEDEGSVVMVITDTDQVREDVAEPFPLISGDPNTRVSEDERVITITVDSGVEAVENIKPITDVEVREDVEPFPLVSVDSKTRNSEVERVREDVEPFLVVSVDPKPRVSEDERVAIIVDSGIEGVEKIKPILNVSTVDKMTVPKDGSRAKGRKGRAKQKERRIKHYFSSHKILLVGEGDFSFSACLANVFGSANNMVATSLNSKGFLEENYSNAISNINGLNSRGCMVLHGVDATNMSGHQFLRGMKFDRIVFNFPYAGFFKSESRESQKRRHQKLVTLFFKNAKKMLSEEGEIHISHKSNGFHCEWNIVSLASLSGLNFIKEVKFNLNDYPGYNTKFGFGGDENFDCNPSETYMFGLCHGHIWDFQGRETWGF; via the exons ATGGATCAGGTCCTATCCAACCTGGTGAGAATCTTAtttggaaggaaaaagaaagcacTGAAAAATGATGAAGAGAGGAAGCCAATTCATCCTAACTCTGGTTATGGAAAGACCAGAGTttcaaaagaagatgaaggatcAGTAGTTATGGTTATAACTGATACTGATCAGGTCAGAGAAGATGTTGCAGAGCCATTTCCTCTTATCTCTGGTGACCCAAATACCAGGGTATCAGAAGATGAAAGGGTAATAACAATCACTGTTGACAGTGGTGTTGAGGCTGTAGAAAATATTAAACCTATAACTGATGTTGAGGTCAGAGAAGATGTAGAACCTTTTCCTCTTGTCTCGGTTGACTCAAAGACTAGGAATTCAGAAGTCGAAAGGGTCAGAGAAGATGTAGAGCCATTTCTTGTTGTCTCTGTTGACCCAAAGCCCAGGGTTTCAGAAGATGAAAGGGTAGCTATCATTGTTGACAGTGGTATTGAGGGTGTGGAAAAGATTAAACCTATCCTTAATGTCTCTACTGTTGATAAGATGACAGTTCCAAAAGATGGCTCACGAGcaaagggaaggaaaggaagagccaagcaaaaagaaagaagaattaaGCACTACTTCAGTTCTCACAAGATACTGCTGGTTGGGGAGGgagatttctctttctctgctTGTTTGGCCAATGTTTTTGGTTCTGCTAATAATATGGTTGCTACTTCTCTCAATTCAAAAg GTTTCTTAGAGGAGAATTACAGCAATGCCATATCTAACATCAATGGTTTGAATAGTAGAGGATGTATGGTTCTTCATGGAGTGGATGCAACAAATATGTCAGGCCATCAGTTTCTCAGGGGCATGAAATTTGATCGGATTGTCTTTAACTTTCCTTATGCTGGTTTTTTTAAAAGCGAGTCACGGGAGTCTCAGAAGAG GCGACACCAAAAGCTGGTCACCTTGTTCTTCAAGAATGCCAAGAAGATGCTTTCGGAAGAGGGAGAAATCCACATCTCTCACAAATCAAATGGGTTTCATTGTGAATGGAATATAGTGTCTCTGGCCTCACTTAGTGGCCTCAATTTtataaaagaagtgaaatttaattTGAATGATTATCCAGGTTACAATACTAAATTTGGATTTGGAGGAGATGAGAACTTTGATTGCAACCCCAGTGAGACTTACATGTTTGGATTGTGTCATGGGCATATATGGGATTTTCAAGGAAGAGAAACATGGGGGTTTTAG
- the LOC122057440 gene encoding uncharacterized protein LOC122057440 isoform X2, with translation MDQVLSNLRSIIFGRKQKVYHAPDDHCEEVKQIHPTSGYGKTRVLEEDEGSVVIVITDADQVREDAAEPFSLVSGGPETRLSEDERVITIIVGNVVEAVEKIKPVTDAEVRVDAEPFPLLFVDPKTRVSEDERAREDVDPYLLVSVDSKPRISEDEKVREDAAEPFPLVSGSPETRVSEDERVITIIVDSGVEAAEKIKPTLDVSTVPKDGSGAKRRKRRAKRKERRIKHYYSSHKILLVGEGDFSFSACLAKVFGSANNMVATSLNSKGFLEENYCNAISNINGLKSRGCMVLHGLDATNMSGHQILKSMKFDRIVFNFPYAGFFKNEPRESQKSRHRMLVTLFFRNAKKMLSKVGEIHISHKSNGFHCYNTKRGFGGDENFDCNPSETYMFGL, from the exons ATGGATCAGGTCCTATCCAACCTCAGAAGCATCATATTTGGAAGAAAACAGAAAGTATATCACGCACCTGATGATCACTGTGAAGAGGTTAAGCAAATTCATCCTACCTCTGGTTATGGAAAGACCAGAGTtttagaagaagatgaaggatcAGTAGTTATTGTTATAACTGATGCTGATCAGGTCAGAGAAGATGCAGCAGAGCCATTTTCTCTCGTCTCTGGTGGCCCAGAGACCAGGTTATCAGAAGATGAAAGGGTAATAACTATCATTGTTGGCAATGTAGTTGAGGCTGTAGAAAAGATTAAACCTGTAACTGATGCTGAGGTCAGAGTAGATGCAGAAccatttcctcttctctttgttGACCCTAAGACCAGGGTTTCAGAAGATGAAAGAGCCAGAGAAGATGTAGACCCATATCTTCTTGTCTCTGTTGACTCAAAGCCCAGGATTTCAGAAGATGAAAAGGTCAGAGAAGATGCAGCAGAGCCATTTCCTCTTGTCTCTGGGTCACCGGAGACCAGGGTATCAGAAGATGAAAGGGTAATAACTATCATTGTTGATAGTGGGGTTGAGGCTGCAGAAAAGATTAAACCTACCCTTGATGTCTCTACTGTTCCAAAAGATGGTTCAGGagcaaagagaaggaaaagaagagccaagcgaaaagaaagaagaattaaGCACTACTACAGTTCTCACAAGATACTGCTGGTTGGGGAGGgagatttctctttctctgctTGTTTGGCCAAGGTTTTTGGTTCTGCTAATAACATGGTAGCCACTTCTCTCAATTCAAAAG GCTTCTTAGAGGAAAACTACTGCAATGCCATATCTAACATCAATGGTTTGAAGAGCAGAGGATGTATGGTTCTTCATGGGCTGGATGCAACAAATATGTCAGGCCATCAGATTCTCAAGAGCATGAAATTTGATCGGATTGTCTTTAACTTCCCCTATGCTGGTTTTTTTAAAAACGAGCCGCGTGAGTCTCAAAAGAG TCGACACCGAATGTTGGTCACCTTGTTCTTCCGGAATGCCAAGAAGATGCTTTCAAAAGTGGGAGAAATCCATATCTCTCACAAATCAAATGGGTTCCATT GTTACAATACTAAAAGAGGGTTTGGAGGAGATGAGAATTTTGATTGCAACCCAAGTGAGACTTACATGTTTGGACTGTGA